A genome region from Thermomonospora amylolytica includes the following:
- a CDS encoding ABC transporter permease, which yields MTARTVLTVAALTLQEAARRRVLRSLAVMTVVLLALSAWGFSRLDANFGTLTSGEARLAASQVLNLVMFGLSLIAALGTAFLAGPTMAGEIESGTALAMLARPVRRSSVLLGKWLGLVIFGSGFVAVAGLAQFLIVRATVGYWPPQPVTGLALLAAQTAVLLTLGLLLSTVISPMASGIVAVGLFGATWIAGVVGGVGQALGSEGMARVGTVSRMLLPTDGLWRGAMHGFQDPTVLAQFPAFRDFPFLSQAPLTTAYLAWTGLWVVLLLGLAAVVFRRRDL from the coding sequence ATGACCGCCCGTACCGTGCTCACCGTCGCCGCCCTCACCCTCCAGGAGGCCGCCCGCCGGCGCGTGCTGCGCTCGCTCGCCGTGATGACGGTCGTGCTGCTCGCGCTCAGCGCCTGGGGGTTCTCCCGGCTCGACGCCAACTTCGGCACGCTCACCAGCGGAGAGGCCCGGCTGGCGGCCTCCCAGGTGCTCAACCTGGTGATGTTCGGCCTGAGCCTGATCGCCGCCCTCGGCACGGCGTTCCTGGCCGGCCCCACCATGGCCGGCGAGATCGAGTCGGGGACGGCGCTGGCGATGCTGGCACGGCCGGTCCGCCGCTCGTCGGTGCTGCTGGGCAAGTGGCTGGGGCTGGTGATCTTCGGCAGCGGCTTCGTGGCCGTGGCCGGGCTCGCCCAGTTCCTCATCGTCCGGGCCACCGTGGGCTACTGGCCGCCGCAGCCGGTGACCGGCCTGGCGCTGCTGGCGGCGCAGACGGCCGTGCTGCTCACCCTGGGCCTGCTGCTGTCCACCGTCATCTCACCGATGGCGTCGGGCATCGTGGCGGTCGGCCTCTTCGGCGCCACCTGGATCGCGGGCGTGGTCGGCGGGGTCGGCCAGGCCCTCGGCAGCGAGGGCATGGCCCGGGTCGGCACCGTCTCCCGGATGCTGCTGCCGACCGACGGCCTGTGGCGCGGGGCCATGCACGGATTCCAGGACCCGACCGTGCTGGCGCAGTTCCCCGCGTTCAGGGACTTCCCGTTCCTGAGCCAGGCCCCGCTCACCACCGCCTACCTCGCCTGGACCGGCCTGTGGGTCGTCCTCCTGCTCGGGCTCGCGGCGGTGGTCTTCCGGCGCCGCGACCTGTGA